One window from the genome of Rhodobacteraceae bacterium S2214 encodes:
- a CDS encoding iron-sulfur cluster assembly accessory protein gives MLTLPPKVTERAFERLAEIGAAAQGKALRVAVEGGGCSGFQYEIDLDEPKEDDLILEGQGEKVLIDSVSLPFLTDAVITFSEELIGARFVIENPNATSSCGCGTSFSM, from the coding sequence ATGCTAACCCTGCCCCCAAAAGTCACAGAACGCGCGTTTGAACGTCTCGCTGAAATTGGTGCGGCGGCGCAAGGCAAAGCATTGCGTGTCGCCGTTGAGGGCGGCGGCTGTTCCGGTTTCCAATACGAAATCGATCTGGACGAACCCAAAGAAGACGATCTGATCCTTGAAGGCCAAGGCGAAAAGGTCCTGATCGACAGCGTCTCACTGCCGTTTCTGACGGACGCCGTGATCACGTTCTCCGAGGAATTGATCGGCGCGCGGTTCGTCATCGAAAACCCCAACGCAACATCATCCTGCGGCTGCGGCACGTCCTTTTCAATGTAG
- a CDS encoding deoxyguanosinetriphosphate triphosphohydrolase, with amino-acid sequence MAAPYATDPANPRGRLYPEVESTFRSPFQRDRDRIIHASAFRRLKHKTQVFVEHEGDYFRTRLTHSIEVAQVARTVAAALDLNVELTEAVALAHDLGHTPFGHTGEEALDALMAPYGGFDHNAQALRIVTDLERHYAEWDGLNLTWETLEGIAKHNGPVTGDVPYALSAYNDRHDLELHTHASAEAQVAALADDIAYNNHDLHDGLRAELFSTDDLAELPILDDCFKRVDHKYPGLNYYRRRHEALRRFFGILVEDVIVLARRNLAELDPHSVHDVRHAGRMVIQFTPEIWKDLKVIRQFLFERMYRAPAVVEMRVEVTAMVDSLFPFFMENPQELPKQWRKDVDAAPDQITLARIVADYIAGMTDRFAIQEHGRLLGGVSGLKGT; translated from the coding sequence ATGGCAGCCCCCTATGCAACCGACCCCGCAAATCCGCGCGGGCGGCTTTATCCTGAGGTGGAAAGCACCTTTCGGTCTCCGTTTCAGCGCGACCGCGACCGGATTATCCACGCGAGCGCCTTTCGGCGGTTGAAACATAAGACCCAAGTGTTCGTAGAACATGAAGGCGATTATTTCCGCACACGTTTGACCCACTCGATTGAAGTGGCACAGGTGGCGCGGACTGTGGCTGCGGCACTGGATTTGAACGTGGAGCTGACCGAGGCTGTCGCGTTGGCCCATGATCTTGGGCACACGCCCTTTGGTCATACCGGCGAAGAGGCGTTGGATGCATTGATGGCCCCATATGGCGGGTTTGATCATAACGCGCAGGCCTTGCGGATCGTGACTGATCTGGAACGCCATTACGCCGAATGGGACGGGCTGAACCTGACGTGGGAGACGCTTGAAGGCATCGCTAAACACAACGGACCCGTCACTGGTGATGTTCCCTATGCGCTGTCTGCATACAACGACCGCCATGATCTGGAACTGCACACGCATGCCAGCGCCGAAGCACAAGTTGCCGCCTTAGCAGATGATATTGCGTATAATAACCATGACTTACACGATGGTCTTCGTGCGGAGTTGTTCAGCACGGATGACCTTGCTGAGCTGCCGATCCTAGATGATTGCTTCAAGCGCGTGGATCACAAATATCCGGGGTTGAATTATTACCGTCGCCGGCATGAAGCCTTACGCCGCTTCTTTGGTATTCTTGTGGAAGATGTGATTGTTCTGGCCCGCCGTAATCTGGCGGAGCTTGATCCGCATTCCGTGCATGATGTCCGTCATGCGGGCCGTATGGTGATCCAGTTTACGCCCGAGATTTGGAAAGACCTTAAGGTTATTCGCCAGTTCCTGTTCGAACGGATGTACCGCGCCCCTGCAGTCGTCGAAATGCGGGTAGAGGTCACGGCCATGGTCGACTCGCTGTTCCCGTTTTTTATGGAAAACCCGCAAGAATTGCCCAAACAATGGCGCAAGGACGTGGATGCGGCCCCTGATCAGATCACGCTGGCGCGCATCGTGGCGGATTACATTGCGGGCATGACAGACCGGTTTGCGATCCAAGAACACGGGCGTCTTTTGGGTGGGGTATCCGGTCTCAAGGGAACGTGA
- a CDS encoding acyl-CoA thioesterase: protein MTDDTDKTLELGQQRGSHGRQQDEGVLVIRTIAMPADTNPSGDIFGGWLMSQMDLAAGNMAGRVSQGRCATVSVEALQFLRPVKVGDEVTLYATLRKVGRTSMRIHVDAWGRPRYSDKAAKVTDADFVFVALDDDGNSRPVFDS from the coding sequence ATGACTGACGACACTGACAAAACGCTTGAGCTGGGCCAACAACGCGGATCGCATGGGCGTCAGCAAGACGAAGGCGTACTTGTCATTCGCACCATCGCGATGCCTGCCGACACGAACCCATCCGGCGATATCTTTGGCGGCTGGCTGATGTCCCAAATGGACCTCGCAGCAGGCAACATGGCAGGCCGCGTGTCGCAAGGACGCTGTGCCACGGTATCGGTCGAGGCGCTGCAATTCCTGCGGCCCGTCAAAGTCGGCGACGAAGTCACCCTCTACGCCACCCTGCGCAAAGTCGGCCGCACATCTATGCGCATCCACGTCGACGCATGGGGCCGCCCCCGCTATTCCGACAAAGCCGCGAAAGTGACCGACGCGGACTTTGTTTTTGTGGCGCTTGATGACGACGGCAACTCTCGGCCTGTGTTTGACAGCTGA